A stretch of Acidovorax sp. RAC01 DNA encodes these proteins:
- the tatC gene encoding twin-arginine translocase subunit TatC, with the protein MSDTPSKEDELAGTEQPFVQHLVELRDRMVKAFIAIGVAAAILFFFPGPGALYDFLAAPLVAHLPKGATLIATSVISPFMVPLKILLMSAFLLALPFVLWQVWAFVAPGLYSHEKKLVLPLVISSTLLFFIGVAFCYYLVFGQVFAFIQSFAPKSITAAPDIEAYLSFVLSMFLAFGLAFEVPIAVVVLARMGVVSIEKLRDFRGYFIVIAFVIAAIVTPPDVVSQLSLAIPMCILYQVGIWAAQIFIKHTKAPEDVQETATHS; encoded by the coding sequence ATGTCCGACACCCCATCCAAAGAAGACGAGCTTGCCGGTACCGAGCAGCCGTTTGTGCAGCATCTGGTAGAGCTGCGCGACCGCATGGTCAAGGCGTTCATCGCCATCGGGGTGGCTGCGGCCATCCTGTTCTTCTTCCCCGGGCCGGGTGCGCTGTACGACTTTCTGGCGGCCCCGCTGGTGGCGCACCTGCCCAAGGGCGCCACGCTGATCGCCACGTCGGTGATCTCGCCGTTCATGGTGCCGCTCAAGATCCTGCTGATGTCGGCATTCCTGCTGGCGCTGCCCTTTGTCCTGTGGCAGGTGTGGGCCTTCGTGGCACCGGGCCTGTATTCGCACGAAAAGAAGCTGGTACTGCCACTGGTGATCTCCAGCACCCTGCTGTTCTTCATCGGCGTGGCCTTTTGCTACTACCTGGTGTTTGGCCAGGTGTTTGCCTTTATCCAGAGCTTTGCCCCCAAGAGCATCACCGCTGCGCCAGACATCGAGGCGTACCTGAGCTTCGTGCTGTCGATGTTTCTGGCGTTCGGGCTGGCCTTCGAGGTGCCGATTGCGGTGGTCGTGCTGGCGCGCATGGGCGTGGTGTCGATCGAGAAACTCCGTGATTTCCGCGGGTACTTCATCGTCATTGCGTTCGTGATTGCCGCCATCGTCACGCCGCCGGACGTGGTGTCGCAGCTGTCGCTGGCCATCCCGATGTGTATCCTGTACCAGGTGGGGATCTGGGCGGCCCAGATTTTCATCAAGCACACCAAGGCGCCCGAAGACGTGCAGGAAACCGCCACGCATTCCTGA
- a CDS encoding histidine triad nucleotide-binding protein, translating into MHDPNCLFCKIIAGQIPSKKVYEDEEIFAFHDIHPWAPVHFLMVPKLHIPSMAQVTDAHAGVLGRMMALAPRLAMEQGCNPYPEGGFRVVVNTGLEGGQEIHHLHIHVMGGPRPWLKG; encoded by the coding sequence ATGCACGATCCGAACTGCCTTTTCTGCAAGATCATCGCGGGCCAGATTCCTTCGAAGAAGGTCTATGAAGACGAGGAAATCTTTGCCTTCCACGACATCCACCCCTGGGCGCCGGTGCATTTTCTGATGGTGCCCAAGCTGCATATCCCTTCGATGGCGCAGGTCACCGATGCGCATGCGGGCGTGCTCGGGCGCATGATGGCGCTGGCCCCGCGGCTGGCCATGGAGCAGGGCTGCAACCCATACCCCGAGGGTGGCTTTCGCGTCGTGGTAAACACGGGGCTTGAAGGCGGGCAGGAAATCCACCATCTGCACATCCATGTGATGGGCGGACCCCGGCCCTGGCTCAAAGGCTGA
- the tatB gene encoding Sec-independent protein translocase protein TatB, with product MIDIGLSKMALIGAVALIVIGPEKLPRVARTVGTLLGKAQRYVSDVKAEVNRSMELDELKKMKDTVENAARDVQQSVQTSASEFERDWAEATDMANTPLQEPPSVVPAYRHPGKNWRLKRGTTPQWYKARSGVRTKAQSGAARVARYRPQKFQ from the coding sequence ATGATTGATATTGGCCTGTCCAAGATGGCGCTGATCGGCGCCGTGGCGCTGATCGTCATCGGCCCCGAGAAGCTGCCGCGCGTTGCCCGCACGGTGGGTACCCTGCTGGGCAAGGCGCAGCGCTACGTGTCCGACGTGAAGGCCGAGGTCAACCGGTCCATGGAGCTTGACGAGCTCAAAAAGATGAAGGACACGGTGGAGAATGCCGCGCGCGATGTGCAGCAGTCGGTGCAGACCAGTGCCAGCGAGTTCGAGCGCGACTGGGCCGAAGCCACCGACATGGCCAATACGCCGCTGCAGGAGCCGCCCTCGGTGGTGCCCGCTTACCGGCACCCCGGCAAGAACTGGCGCCTCAAGCGCGGGACCACGCCGCAGTGGTACAAGGCCCGCAGCGGTGTGCGCACCAAGGCCCAGTCTGGCGCTGCCCGTGTGGCACGCTACCGCCCGCAGAAATTCCAGTGA
- a CDS encoding trypsin-like peptidase domain-containing protein has translation MKRMWLLFSQTVTVLVAAYFVVATLQPGWLGKGTTRSGAGISLLEAPATPAAQPVAGSFSVAARKAAPAVVSINTSKAVRHPRSNDPWFQFFFGDQGSQAQAGLGSGVIVSPDGYILTNNHVVEGADEIEVTLNDSRRARATVIGTDPDTDLAILRIELDKLPVIVLGNSDALAVGDQVLAIGNPFGVGQTVTSGIVSALGRTQLGINTFENFIQTDAAINPGNSGGALVDVNGNLMGINTAIYSRSGGSMGIGFAIPVSTARLVLDGIVKDGQVTRGWIGVEPNELSPELAETFGVKATEGVIITGVLQDGPAAQAGMRPGDVIVRVDGKNVANVSELLTAVAALKPGAASPFVVQRGDKMVELNISPGVRPRPQRNVRR, from the coding sequence GCCACCCTGCAGCCCGGCTGGCTGGGCAAGGGCACCACCCGCTCCGGCGCGGGCATTTCACTGCTGGAGGCCCCCGCCACCCCGGCGGCACAGCCGGTGGCCGGCAGCTTCAGCGTGGCGGCACGCAAGGCCGCGCCTGCGGTGGTGAGCATCAATACCAGCAAGGCAGTGCGCCATCCGCGCAGCAACGACCCGTGGTTCCAGTTCTTCTTTGGCGACCAGGGCAGCCAGGCGCAGGCGGGCCTGGGCAGCGGGGTCATCGTCAGCCCCGACGGCTACATCCTGACCAACAACCATGTGGTCGAAGGTGCCGATGAGATTGAGGTCACGCTGAACGACAGCCGCCGCGCCCGCGCCACGGTGATCGGCACCGACCCCGACACCGACCTGGCCATCCTGCGCATCGAGCTCGACAAGCTGCCGGTGATCGTGCTGGGCAACTCGGATGCGCTCGCGGTGGGCGACCAGGTGCTGGCCATCGGCAACCCGTTTGGCGTCGGCCAGACGGTGACCAGTGGCATCGTGAGCGCACTGGGCCGCACGCAGCTGGGCATCAACACGTTTGAGAACTTCATCCAGACCGACGCGGCCATCAACCCCGGCAATTCGGGCGGCGCGCTGGTGGACGTGAACGGCAACCTGATGGGCATCAACACGGCCATCTATTCGCGCTCGGGCGGCAGCATGGGCATCGGCTTCGCCATTCCCGTCTCTACCGCACGCCTGGTGCTCGACGGCATCGTGAAGGACGGCCAGGTTACCCGCGGCTGGATCGGCGTGGAACCCAACGAGCTCTCCCCCGAGCTGGCTGAAACCTTTGGCGTCAAGGCCACCGAAGGCGTGATCATCACCGGCGTGCTGCAGGACGGACCCGCCGCGCAGGCTGGCATGCGGCCCGGCGATGTGATCGTGCGCGTGGATGGCAAGAACGTGGCCAATGTGTCGGAACTGCTCACGGCCGTGGCCGCCCTCAAACCCGGGGCGGCTTCGCCCTTTGTGGTGCAGCGCGGCGACAAGATGGTGGAACTGAACATCAGCCCCGGCGTACGCCCACGGCCGCAGCGCAACGTGCGGCGCTAG
- the tatA gene encoding Sec-independent protein translocase subunit TatA, with product MGSFSIWHWLIVLLIVVMVFGTKKLKNMGSDLGGAVKGFKDGMKDGSADAPSATTPAPSQVANSTAADKTTIDVEAKHKS from the coding sequence ATGGGCTCTTTTTCCATCTGGCACTGGCTGATCGTGCTGCTGATCGTTGTGATGGTCTTCGGCACCAAGAAGCTCAAGAACATGGGCTCCGATCTCGGCGGCGCCGTCAAGGGCTTCAAGGACGGCATGAAGGACGGCTCGGCCGACGCTCCCTCTGCCACCACGCCAGCCCCTTCCCAAGTTGCCAACAGCACGGCCGCGGACAAGACCACCATCGATGTCGAAGCCAAGCACAAGAGCTGA